The following proteins come from a genomic window of Trifolium pratense cultivar HEN17-A07 linkage group LG4, ARS_RC_1.1, whole genome shotgun sequence:
- the LOC123923153 gene encoding acetyl-coenzyme A carboxylase carboxyl transferase subunit beta, chloroplastic-like yields MQSSLSLSFSPTSSATTISRSHHSFPLFTATKPLNLRFCGFRRDALGLGFSTSLNRNLLQQQLPRRQYSVVVSDARSDGGSTFGSDDGSTSGLSFDYDFLIGDAGHGSSLHTVEKVSSAGYDKQGVADYANNLASKIRSNLTNSLVTGVDILTGFGTDDTNDTNDTDKTNDIDLARANELNVNKDYSHLWVQCEDCYGLNYKRFLKEKLNICEHCGYHLKMNSSDRIELLIDPGTWNPMDEYMVSLDPIEFHSEEDPYRLDPYQQKTGLLEAIQTGTGQLHGIPVAIGIMEFEFMGGSMGSVVGEKITRLIEYATNQRLPLIIVCASGGARMQEGSLSLMQMAKISSALHEYQTNQKLFYVPILTSPTTGGVTASFGMLGDISIVEPDATIAFAGKRVIEQTLNLEVPEGSQSAEFLFEKGLFDSMVPRNLLKEVLKELFQFHGFFPLTQNVKGEDTD; encoded by the exons atgCAAtcttctctctcactctctttcTCCCCCACCTCCTCTGCCACCACAATTTCCAGATCACATCACTCTTTTCCACTCTTCACTGCCACCAAACCTCTCAACCTTCGTTTCTGCGGTTTCAGACGCGACGCCTTGGGTTTAGGTTTTTCAACTTCTCTCAACCGTAATCTCCTACAGCAGCAGCTTCCCCGCCGTCAATACTCCGTAGTAGTATCCGATGCGCGCTCCGACGGTGGCAGCACTTTTGGATCTGACGATGGCAGTACTTCTGGATTATCCTTCGATTACGATTTTTTGATTGGTGATGCTGGTCACGGTTCTTCTCTTCATACTGTTGAAAAG gtttcTTCAGCTGGGTATGATAAACAAGGAGTAGCTGATTATGCTAATAACCTTGCTTCAAAAATCCGTAGTAATTTGACAAACTCCCTGGTGACAGGAGTAGACATACTTACTGGTTTTGGTACTGATGATACAAATGACACAAATGATACAGACAAAACAAATGATATTGATTTAGCAAGAGCTAACGAACTCAATGTGAATAAAGATTATAGCCATTTGTGGGTTCAGTGCGAAGATTGTTATGGATTAAATTACAAGagatttttgaaagaaaaattgaatatttgcgAACACTGTGGATATCATTTGAAAATGAACAGTTCAGATAGAATCGAACTTTTGATCGATCCGGGTACTTGGAATCCTATGGATGAATACATGGTCTCtctggatcccattgaatttcATTCAGAAGAGGACCCTTATCGTCTTGATCCTTATCAACAAAAAACAGGATTACTGGAGGCTATTCAAACAGGCACAGGTCAACTACATGGTATTCCCGTAGCGATTGGTATTATGGAGTTTGAGTTTATGGGGGGTAGTATGGGATCCGTAGTGGGTGAGAAAATTACTCGGTTGATTGAATATGCTACCAATCAACGCTTACCTCTTATTATAGTATGTGCGTCCGGAGGAGCGCGTATGCAAGAAGGAAGTTTGAGCTTAATGCAAATGGCTAAAATTTCTTCGGCTTTACATGAGTATCAAACCAATCAAAAGTTATTCTATGTACCGATACTTACATCTCCTACGACTGGTGGAGTAACGGCTAGTTTTGGGATGTTGGGGGATATCTCTATTGTTGAACCAGACGCAACCATTGCATTTGCAGGTAAAAGAGTAATTGAACAAACGTTGAATTTGGAAGTGCCTGAAGGTTCACAATCAGCTGAATTTTTATTCGAAAAGGGTTTATTTGATTCAATGGTACCGCGTAATCTTTTAAAGGAGGTTTTAAAGGAGTTATTTCAGTTCCATGGTTTCTTTCCTTTGACTCAAAATGTAAAAGGAGAAGATACAGATTAA